In a genomic window of Cynocephalus volans isolate mCynVol1 chromosome 1, mCynVol1.pri, whole genome shotgun sequence:
- the LOC134372980 gene encoding UDP-glucuronosyltransferase 1A8-like — translation MAPIIVTGPLPLCVCLLLTGGLAEAGKLLVVPVGSSHWFSMRLVVEKLIHRGHEVVLVTPEVSWQLGKLSNCTVKTYSVSYTPKDLDREFMGFANSQWKTRGQSLFSILTSSYNTIFELLFSHCRSLFNDRKLVEYLKESSFDAVFLDPFDMCGLIVAKYFSLPSVVFARGIYCHYLEEGAQSPGPLSYIPRGFSGFSDVMTFKERVWNHIFHLEEQLFCPIFLKSALDIASEVLQTPVTASDLFSHTSIWLLRTDFVLDYPRPVMPNIFFVGGINCNPCSPLPQVSYPSFST, via the coding sequence ATGGCTCCCATAATTGTGACCGGCCcacttcctctgtgtgtgtgtctgctgcTGACAGGTGGCCTGGCCGAGGCAGGCAAGCTGCTGGTGGTTCCCGTGGGGTCGAGCCACTGGTTTTCCATGCGTTTGGTTGTGGAGAAACTCATCCACAGAGGTCATGAGGTGGTCTTAGTTACACCAGAGGTGAGTTGGCAACTGGGAAAATTGTCAAATTGTACAGTAAAGACTTATTCTGTTTCTTATACTCCAAAGGATTTGGACCGCGAGTTCATGGGTTTTGCCAACAGTCAATGGAAAACTCGAGGACAAAGTTTATTTTCGATATTAACGAGTTCATACAACACTATTTTTGAACTTTTGTTTTCACATTGTAGGAGTTTGTTTAACGACAGAAAATTAGTAGAATACTTGAAAGAGAGTTCTTTTGATGCAGTTTTCCTGGATCCGTTTGACATGTGTGGCTTGATTGTTGCCAAGTATTTTTCGCTCCCGTCTGTGGTCTTCGCCAGGGGAATATATTGCCATTACCTTGAAGAAGGTGCACAGAGCCCCGGTCCTCTTTCTTACATTCCCAGAGGTTTCTCAGGGTTCTCAGATGTCATGACCTTCAAAGAGAGAGTATGGAACCACATTTTCCACTTGGAGGAGCAATTATTTTGCCCCATTTTCTTGAAAAGTGCCTTAGACATTGCCTCTGAAGTTCTCCAGACACCTGTGACAGCATCTGATCTCTTCAGCCACACATCCATTTGGTTGTTACGAACTGACTTTGTTTTGGACTATCCCAGACCTGTGATGCCCAACATTTTCTTTGTTGGTGGCATCAACTGCAATCCGTGCAGCCCACTGCCTCAGGTGAGTTATCCCTCCTTTAGTACATGA